Proteins co-encoded in one Gopherus evgoodei ecotype Sinaloan lineage chromosome 4, rGopEvg1_v1.p, whole genome shotgun sequence genomic window:
- the IMMP1L gene encoding mitochondrial inner membrane protease subunit 1 isoform X2, translating to MLRDVMGKTFRLLGYTIQYGCIAHCAFEYLGGIVVCSGPSMEPTIQNSDIVFSENLSRHFYCIQKGDIVIAKSPNDPKSNICKRVIGLEGDKVCISSPSDFRKSHSYFSEEALHLNLLSEAATGTRRARNIPPCSHHFPTSMFSYEILKLHCKALL from the exons ATGCTTCGAGATGTCATGGGAAAAACCTTTCGACTTCTGGGGTATACCATTCAATATGGCTGCATAGCACACTGTGCCTTTGAGTACCTTGGAGGAATTGTTGTG tgtTCTGGACCTTCAATGGAACCAACAATTCAAAATTCTGACATTGTCTTTTCGGAGAATCTTAGCCGCCATTTTTATTGCATTCAGAA AGGTGATATTGTAATTGCAAAAAGCCCGAATGACCCAAAATCAAATATCTGTAAAAGAGTAATTGGCTTGGAAGGAGACAAAGTCTGTATAAGCAGTCCTTCAGATTTCCGTAAGAGTCACAGTTAT ttttCTGAAGAAGCACTTCATCTTAACCTTCTTTCTGAGGCAGCAACGGGAACCAGAAGGGCAAGAAATATTCCCCCTTGCTCACACCATTTCCCAACTAGCATGTTCTCCTACGAAATCCTTAAACTTCATTGCAAGGCTCTGCTGTAA
- the IMMP1L gene encoding mitochondrial inner membrane protease subunit 1 isoform X6, producing the protein MLRDVMGKTFRLLGYTIQYGCIAHCAFEYLGGIVVCSGPSMEPTIQNSDIVFSENLSRHFYCIQKGDIVIAKSPNDPKSNICKRVIGLEGDKVCISSPSDFRKSHSYNILLGGQSKAWLRAKIWSAFSCYGDRNTH; encoded by the exons ATGCTTCGAGATGTCATGGGAAAAACCTTTCGACTTCTGGGGTATACCATTCAATATGGCTGCATAGCACACTGTGCCTTTGAGTACCTTGGAGGAATTGTTGTG tgtTCTGGACCTTCAATGGAACCAACAATTCAAAATTCTGACATTGTCTTTTCGGAGAATCTTAGCCGCCATTTTTATTGCATTCAGAA AGGTGATATTGTAATTGCAAAAAGCCCGAATGACCCAAAATCAAATATCTGTAAAAGAGTAATTGGCTTGGAAGGAGACAAAGTCTGTATAAGCAGTCCTTCAGATTTCCGTAAGAGTCACAGTTAT AATATTCTTCTTGGAGGGCAGTCCAAAGCCTGGCTCAGAGCAAAGATTTGGTCTGCCTTCAGTTGCTATGGAGACAGGAACACTCATTGA
- the IMMP1L gene encoding mitochondrial inner membrane protease subunit 1 isoform X3 yields MLRDVMGKTFRLLGYTIQYGCIAHCAFEYLGGIVVCSGPSMEPTIQNSDIVFSENLSRHFYCIQKGDIVIAKSPNDPKSNICKRVIGLEGDKVCISSPSDFRKSHSYEQALQHLTFFLAELFESLFVGGNHDTLSDLRSKKY; encoded by the exons ATGCTTCGAGATGTCATGGGAAAAACCTTTCGACTTCTGGGGTATACCATTCAATATGGCTGCATAGCACACTGTGCCTTTGAGTACCTTGGAGGAATTGTTGTG tgtTCTGGACCTTCAATGGAACCAACAATTCAAAATTCTGACATTGTCTTTTCGGAGAATCTTAGCCGCCATTTTTATTGCATTCAGAA AGGTGATATTGTAATTGCAAAAAGCCCGAATGACCCAAAATCAAATATCTGTAAAAGAGTAATTGGCTTGGAAGGAGACAAAGTCTGTATAAGCAGTCCTTCAGATTTCCGTAAGAGTCACAGTTAT GAGCAGGCTTTGCAACATTTAACCTTCTTTTTGGCTGAACTGTTTGAAAGCCTGTTTGTTGGGGGGAATCATGACACACTGAGTGACTTGCGAAGCAAGAAATACTGA